A region of Diospyros lotus cultivar Yz01 chromosome 3, ASM1463336v1, whole genome shotgun sequence DNA encodes the following proteins:
- the LOC127797392 gene encoding uncharacterized protein LOC127797392 isoform X1 — MMRSSCSRWQSTPSFPLFHNLPPSSLKAPFLILVAPKQYPSLQNPHHSSQGHRKRHRLMITAPIMASAPSATEAEIQTKPFSVLFVCLGNICRSPAAEGVFTDLVKKRGLDSKFKIDSAGTIGYHEGDEADPRMRACAKRRGIQITSISRPIKPDDFRDFDLILAMDKQNREDILGALERWKFRETLPADAHKKVCRRVLVQSRYHFDVHLMHVFVMQVQLMCSYCKKHNETEVPDPYYGGPQGFEKVLDLLEDACESLLDGILAENSNIKDS, encoded by the exons ATGATGAGGTCTTCGTGCAGTAGATGGCAATCCACGCCATCTTTTCCCCTCTTTCACAACCTTCCTCCAAGCTCTTTAAAAGCCCCATTTCTCATTCTTGTAGCTCCAAAACAATACCCATCTCTGCAAAATCCACACCATTCTTCTCAAGGACACAGAAAAAGACACAGACTTATGATAACAGCTCCAATAATGGCTTCAGCTCCATCAGCCACAGAGGCCGAGATACAGACCAAACCCTTCTCGGTCCTCTTTGTGTGCCTTGGCAACATCTGCAGAAGCCCAGCTGCTGAGGGAGTCTTCACAGACTTGGTCAAGAAAAGGGGTCTTGATTCCAAGTTTAAGATTGATTCTGCTGGCACCATTGGTTACCATGAG GGTGATGAAGCCGACCCAAGAATGAGGGCTTGTGCTAAAAGGCGTGGAATCCAGATAACTTCCATATCTAGGCCAATAAAGCCGGATGATTTTAGAGATTTTGATCTTATTCTAGCAATGGACAAGCAAAACAGAG AGGATATACTTGGAGCTCTGGAGAGATGGAAATTCAGAGAGACATTGCCCGCTGATGCACATAAGAAGGTTTGTAGAAGGGTATTGGTACAATCCCGGTATCATTTTGATGTTCATCTTATGCATGTGTTCGTCATGCAGGTTCAGCTAATGTGCTCCTACTGTAAGAAGCATAATGAAACTGAAGTTCCGGATCCTTACTATGGTGGACCACAAGGTTTTGAAAAG GTTTTGGATCTACTGGAAGATGCTTGTGAATCACTATTGGACGGCATCTTGGCAGAAAACAGTAACATTAAGGATTCTTAA
- the LOC127797392 gene encoding uncharacterized protein LOC127797392 isoform X2 encodes MMRSSCSRWQSTPSFPLFHNLPPSSLKAPFLILVAPKQYPSLQNPHHSSQGHRKRHRLMITAPIMASAPSATEAEIQTKPFSVLFVCLGNICRSPAAEGVFTDLVKKRGLDSKFKIDSAGTIGYHEGDEADPRMRACAKRRGIQITSISRPIKPDDFRDFDLILAMDKQNREDILGALERWKFRETLPADAHKKVQLMCSYCKKHNETEVPDPYYGGPQGFEKVLDLLEDACESLLDGILAENSNIKDS; translated from the exons ATGATGAGGTCTTCGTGCAGTAGATGGCAATCCACGCCATCTTTTCCCCTCTTTCACAACCTTCCTCCAAGCTCTTTAAAAGCCCCATTTCTCATTCTTGTAGCTCCAAAACAATACCCATCTCTGCAAAATCCACACCATTCTTCTCAAGGACACAGAAAAAGACACAGACTTATGATAACAGCTCCAATAATGGCTTCAGCTCCATCAGCCACAGAGGCCGAGATACAGACCAAACCCTTCTCGGTCCTCTTTGTGTGCCTTGGCAACATCTGCAGAAGCCCAGCTGCTGAGGGAGTCTTCACAGACTTGGTCAAGAAAAGGGGTCTTGATTCCAAGTTTAAGATTGATTCTGCTGGCACCATTGGTTACCATGAG GGTGATGAAGCCGACCCAAGAATGAGGGCTTGTGCTAAAAGGCGTGGAATCCAGATAACTTCCATATCTAGGCCAATAAAGCCGGATGATTTTAGAGATTTTGATCTTATTCTAGCAATGGACAAGCAAAACAGAG AGGATATACTTGGAGCTCTGGAGAGATGGAAATTCAGAGAGACATTGCCCGCTGATGCACATAAGAAG GTTCAGCTAATGTGCTCCTACTGTAAGAAGCATAATGAAACTGAAGTTCCGGATCCTTACTATGGTGGACCACAAGGTTTTGAAAAG GTTTTGGATCTACTGGAAGATGCTTGTGAATCACTATTGGACGGCATCTTGGCAGAAAACAGTAACATTAAGGATTCTTAA